From a region of the Methylocystis hirsuta genome:
- a CDS encoding head-tail connector protein, whose product MRPMLIGAPAIEPVSLADAKSWLREDGVEEDELIQALIVAARMTLEAYTRRFFVTQSWRLVFDCWPTSVGSSATLSIPFAPFQSVTAIRVFDATDAPQTLNAATYRAPDSTEGGRVSFASAPPAPGRASDGIEIDFDVGYGSLASDAPQPLRQAILTLVAHWREHRGDSGDDALPKSVAQLAAPFRRERLL is encoded by the coding sequence ATGCGACCGATGCTCATCGGCGCGCCGGCGATCGAGCCCGTCTCGCTCGCCGACGCAAAATCATGGCTACGCGAAGACGGCGTCGAAGAGGATGAATTGATCCAGGCGCTGATCGTCGCCGCGCGCATGACGCTCGAGGCCTATACAAGGCGCTTCTTCGTCACCCAAAGCTGGCGCCTCGTGTTCGACTGCTGGCCGACCTCGGTTGGCTCGAGCGCGACGCTCAGCATTCCTTTCGCACCATTTCAGTCGGTGACGGCGATCCGCGTGTTCGACGCAACCGACGCGCCGCAGACGCTTAATGCCGCCACCTATCGCGCGCCAGACTCGACCGAGGGCGGCCGCGTCAGCTTCGCATCGGCGCCGCCGGCGCCTGGACGCGCGAGCGACGGAATCGAAATCGACTTTGACGTCGGCTATGGCTCCCTCGCGAGTGATGCGCCGCAGCCGCTGCGCCAAGCGATCTTGACGCTCGTCGCGCATTGGCGCGAACATCGCGGCGATAGCGGCGACGACGCTTTGCCGAAATCGGTCGCGCAGCTCGCCGCGCCATTTCGGCGGGAGCGGCTGCTGTGA
- a CDS encoding phage head closure protein, whose product MSGLPIGALRHRVTLEAAIDAPDGAGGFSRSFTPVATLWARIAPSGAREDFVEQRAEQTKTLVVTIRWRDDVSKDMRFVYRGRKLRIQSVLDPDERRRFLICACEEIA is encoded by the coding sequence GTGAGCGGCCTCCCCATCGGCGCGCTGCGCCATCGGGTGACGCTCGAGGCGGCCATCGACGCGCCCGATGGCGCCGGCGGCTTTTCGCGCAGCTTTACGCCCGTCGCGACTCTTTGGGCGCGCATCGCGCCGTCCGGAGCCCGCGAGGACTTCGTCGAGCAACGCGCCGAGCAGACCAAAACTCTCGTCGTGACGATCCGTTGGCGTGACGATGTCTCAAAGGACATGCGCTTTGTCTATCGCGGTCGCAAGCTTCGCATCCAATCGGTTCTCGATCCCGACGAGCGTCGGCGATTTCTGATCTGCGCGTGCGAAGAGATCGCTTAA
- a CDS encoding DUF3168 domain-containing protein has protein sequence MSVSPVLALRKAIRAYLLADAGFAAAFGQKLYDEAPRGAEPPYALFGDAQLRDWSADLSPGAEQLFTISVTSSMRGLSEALELAQRIADLLDEAALNLQDHRLVDLRFFSMETRREQNGRFARVNLRFRATTEYL, from the coding sequence ATGAGCGTTTCACCCGTCCTCGCGCTGCGCAAAGCGATCCGCGCCTATCTGCTCGCGGATGCAGGCTTCGCCGCCGCGTTCGGCCAAAAGCTTTACGACGAGGCGCCACGAGGAGCCGAACCACCCTATGCGCTTTTTGGCGATGCGCAGCTGCGCGACTGGTCCGCCGATCTCTCGCCGGGCGCGGAGCAGCTCTTTACGATCAGCGTCACGTCGTCGATGCGGGGACTAAGCGAGGCCCTCGAACTGGCGCAGCGCATCGCCGATCTTCTCGATGAGGCGGCGCTCAATCTTCAGGATCATCGGCTGGTCGACTTGCGCTTCTTTTCCATGGAAACGCGTCGCGAGCAGAACGGCCGCTTCGCGCGGGTCAATCTGCGCTTTCGCGCCACGACCGAATATCTTTAA
- a CDS encoding phage major tail protein, TP901-1 family encodes MAAQKGKDLLLKIHDGASFVTVAGLRTRRLALNADTVDVTDAESSGRWRELLDGGGLRRASVSGTGVFKDQSSDALLRQTFFDGLLREWQIVIPDFGVLSGLFQIANLDYRGEYAAEVTFDISLESAGALAFAAL; translated from the coding sequence ATGGCCGCCCAGAAAGGCAAGGATCTGCTCTTGAAAATTCATGACGGCGCGAGCTTCGTCACGGTCGCCGGCTTGCGCACGCGACGCCTCGCGCTGAATGCCGACACGGTCGACGTGACCGACGCCGAGTCGAGCGGCCGCTGGCGCGAATTGCTGGACGGCGGAGGACTGAGGCGCGCGAGCGTCTCCGGAACTGGCGTGTTCAAAGACCAGTCGTCGGATGCGCTCCTGCGCCAGACCTTCTTCGACGGACTGCTGCGCGAATGGCAGATCGTCATTCCCGACTTCGGCGTGCTCTCCGGCCTGTTCCAGATCGCCAATCTCGATTACCGCGGCGAATATGCCGCCGAAGTGACCTTCGACATTTCGCTCGAATCGGCGGGCGCGCTCGCCTTCGCGGCGTTGTGA
- a CDS encoding gene transfer agent family protein has protein sequence MANRKRGEIDAVIDGKSYTLCLTLGALAELESGFGASDLVALASRFEERRLSARDLLRIIGCGLRGAGNDISDEDVARMKVSEGLAGYVRIAADLLAATFGDAPERSADANPPTPQDA, from the coding sequence ATGGCGAATCGAAAGCGCGGCGAAATCGACGCGGTAATCGACGGCAAGAGTTACACGCTCTGCCTGACGCTCGGCGCGCTCGCCGAACTCGAAAGCGGCTTTGGCGCCAGCGACCTTGTCGCGCTCGCGAGCCGCTTTGAGGAACGACGGCTTTCCGCACGCGACTTACTGCGCATCATCGGCTGCGGGCTGCGCGGAGCGGGCAACGACATATCCGATGAAGACGTCGCGAGAATGAAAGTTTCGGAGGGTCTTGCAGGCTATGTGCGCATCGCGGCCGATCTGCTCGCCGCGACCTTCGGCGATGCGCCGGAGCGGAGCGCCGACGCAAACCCTCCGACGCCGCAGGACGCTTGA
- a CDS encoding rcc01693 family protein — protein sequence MRQAEEAARDASHRTPFPFARAMAFGLGVLRLPSRDFWSMTPRELFCAAEGVYGLAPGAPSRAALEDMMRQFPDSQGST from the coding sequence TTGAGGCAAGCCGAAGAAGCGGCGCGCGACGCCTCCCATCGCACGCCCTTTCCGTTCGCACGCGCCATGGCCTTCGGGCTCGGCGTCCTGCGGCTCCCGTCGCGCGATTTCTGGTCGATGACGCCGCGCGAGCTTTTTTGCGCGGCGGAGGGCGTTTACGGCTTAGCGCCGGGCGCGCCGTCGCGCGCGGCGCTTGAAGACATGATGCGCCAATTTCCCGATTCTCAAGGATCGACATGA